The Aestuariibaculum lutulentum genome segment CGAGACATTAGTCTACCTTTACGAAAGCTTCGGAACAAATTCAGATAAGACTTTAAGTGTTGTTTTATCTCGTGAAGATTATGCCAACATTGTAGGTACAGCTGTCGAGTCTGCTATTCGGGTACTTTCTCAGTTTAAAAAACAAGGTTTAATTTCAACTTCAGGTAAAAAAATTAAAATTGAAGACCTTGAAGGATTGAAGCGTGTTGAATAGAAACTATTAGCATTCTTCTGATTGCCATAGATATTTCTAATTGTATAACTGTGTTTGGTGTGTAAAAATATAGTATTTTTATACAGCTATGAGACACGATAATACTACAAGAAAAGGATTTGTTTTCAAGTCGTACGAAGCACCGAATAAATCACCTTTCGATACTTTATTCGAAATTTTTAAAGAATTAATAACGCATACTTCTGGTGATTTCGATGAGGCTATCGATTGGTTGCGTGAACTCGATAAAGAATACAAATTAACCACTCCAGACTATTCTATAGACGATTTTATCGAAGACCTTATCAAGAAAGGCTTTATTCGTGAAGAACTTGATCCAGATGGTAATGGTGGTACGGCAATAACTGCCAAAACCGAGCGCGCCATTCGTCAGCAGGCTTTGGATCAGATTTTCGGAAAAATAAAACGAAGCGGACAGGGTAACCATCGAAGTAAAAGTCCTGGAGTAGGTGATGAACATACGGGAGATTTTCGAGGGTATCAGTTTGGTGATGCACTTGATAAGGTGTCCATGACCGAAAGCTTGCGTAATGCTCAAATTAACCACGGAATTTCAGATTTTAACCTATCGGAAAGTGATTTAGTAGTTGAGGAAACCCTTCATAAATCGCAAATGAGCACGGTGCTTATGATAGATATTAGCCATAGTATGATATTATATGGTGAAGA includes the following:
- a CDS encoding vWA domain-containing protein, with product MRHDNTTRKGFVFKSYEAPNKSPFDTLFEIFKELITHTSGDFDEAIDWLRELDKEYKLTTPDYSIDDFIEDLIKKGFIREELDPDGNGGTAITAKTERAIRQQALDQIFGKIKRSGQGNHRSKSPGVGDEHTGDFRGYQFGDALDKVSMTESLRNAQINHGISDFNLSESDLVVEETLHKSQMSTVLMIDISHSMILYGEDRITPAKKVAMALAELITTRYPKDTLDILVFGNDAWQIEIKDLPYLKVGPYHTNTVAGLQLAMDLLRRKRNTNKQIFMITDGKPSCLRLSNGEYFKDSFGLNPNIVNKCYAMAQQARRLHIPITTFMIAKDNYLMQFVREFTYANQGKAFYTGIKGLGEMIFEDYETNRKKRIRG